A window of Acropora muricata isolate sample 2 chromosome 3, ASM3666990v1, whole genome shotgun sequence contains these coding sequences:
- the LOC136911892 gene encoding cys-loop ligand-gated ion channel-like, with translation MDHLKSTSLPPVEDKLSVVLSRLERIENSLRELNDIKQVLRDIESNTHPNDDSKSVGREDKTEKVIVGIRASVISVGDIDTVGQQFKCDLYLSACWAEPRLQGKTTEDLDWNNEWHPRIVFFNALEIEKVHKNHFLIYEEGNEIPYACETYRMKGSFRENLELWDFPLDYQELTITLMSDWTNKQVKFEKDLKKADNIRPETFTADQEWFLCRHVVTESTDTIKTEGSSANDYPLYHIKCHVKRKNGYYLWNIAMIIFLIDILSFCSFSVDISSPSDRLSVTLTLLLTAVAFKFVVSQSLPTISYLTLLDKYVLSGLIFLGFMAIENAVAAVIPNPDDQKMFDRICLYIGIGCFLCIHVVAVVLVVVKSKARNKALYQSAKDFREQQQRVNKYAVERQRRLEQRPPKEQQMPEKGKVVLVDSSSGQN, from the exons ATGGATCATTTAAAATCTACATCCTTACCGCCCGTAGAAGACAAATTATCTGTTGTTCTTTCGAGGCTGGAAAGAATCGAGAATTCTTTAAGAGAACTTaatgatatcaaacaagttttgCGTGATATTGAGAGCAACACACATCCCAACGACGATTCCAAGAGTGTTGGTCGTGAAGACAAGACAGAAAAG GTCATAGTTGGAATCAGAGCCAGTGTCATATCGGTGGGGGATATTGACACAGTTGGGCAGCAGTTCAAATGTGATCTTTATCTGTCTGCATGTTGGGCAGAACCAAGACTACAAGGAAAAACTACAGAG GATTTAGACTGGAACAATGAGTGGCACCCTCGGATTGTGTTTTTTAATGCACTTGAAATTGAAAAGGTTCACAAGAATCATTTTCTGATTTATGAAGAGGGCAATGAAATACCATATGCATGTGAGACTTACAGAATGAAGGGAAGTTTTAGAGAAAATTTGGAATTGTGGGATTTTCCCCTGGATTATCAG GAACTAACAATTACTCTGATGTCTGATTGGACGAACAAACAAGTCAAGtttgaaaaagacttgaaaaaagCAGACAACATTCGCCCAGAAACATTCACAGCTGATCAAGAGTGGTTCTTGTGTCGGCATGTTGTCACTGAATCAACTGATACAATCAAAACAGAAGGAAGCAGTGCTAATGACTATCCATTGTATCATATTAAATGTCACGTCAAAAGAAAGAATGGTTATTATCTGTGGAATATTGCAATGATTATA TTTCTCATTGACATCCTTTCGTTTTGTTCATTTTCCGTGGATATATCATCACCTTCAGATCGATTGAGTGTCACTCTTACCTTGCTGCTAACAGCAGTTGCTTTCAAGTTTGTGGTGTCACAAAGTTTGCCAACTATTTCCTATCTTACATTACTG GACAAATATGTTTTATCTGGCCTTATTTTCCTTGGCTTTATGGCCATTGAAAATGCAGTTGCTGCTGTTATACCAAACCCAGATGATCAAAAAATGTTTGACAGAATTTGTCTCTACATTGGTATTGGTTGCTTCTTGTGTATCCATGTGGTTGCTGTAGTACTTGTGGTGGTGAAG TCAAAGGCCAGGAATAAAGCTCTGTATCAAAGTGCAAAAGATTTTCGG GAGCAACAGCAACGGGTAAACAAATATGCAGTTGAAAGACAGAGAAGGTTGGAACAGAGACCACCAAAAGAACAGCAAATGccagaaaaaggaaaagttgTCCTTGTAGATTCTTCCAGCGGACAAAATTGA